A window of Gemmatimonadota bacterium contains these coding sequences:
- a CDS encoding gamma-glutamyltransferase, with product MTEGQEVTSTTGAVAAGPPEAARVGARILEQGGNAFDAAVATSMACCMLQPQSTGVGGYVLCAVILEGATGQVWSIDANSISPKAAHEHMYTILPTRTPGGINEKEYNCSVKDNANVHGPLAIGPPGMMAGMGTIWEKWGKLKWSDVVAPSLKLLEDGFLFGSTAGAIKNLQAVIRRFEATEKHLMPEGRVPTADDIWHRRDMEKTLARVSEAGWQDFYTGEIGNKIVDHVQATGGILTMEDMAAFKPGVTEPYTTTYREASVHGAILPNGGLSSLQLLNMWECFDPLPEDTVEYWHRFAELLKLVWRDRLLHLADPNHVDVPIERLLSKDYAAGRVETLRQFPNAVDQLVPPPMGDSNDGTLHVSSADAEGNVAAVTISQGGAFGSLVTVPDTGIILGHGMCRLDPRPGRKNSVASLKRPLNNTVPLIIQLPDRDVATGMPGGRRIISAYHLCERACGPKNRRLRRNILRGCQWSKDACTNPRAGKCDPCLAR from the coding sequence GGGCGGCAACGCCTTTGATGCAGCAGTGGCGACCAGTATGGCATGCTGCATGTTACAGCCACAATCTACGGGTGTGGGAGGTTATGTACTGTGTGCCGTGATCCTGGAAGGCGCCACGGGCCAAGTCTGGTCGATAGACGCCAATTCAATTTCGCCCAAAGCGGCTCACGAACACATGTACACTATCCTGCCAACGCGTACCCCCGGAGGCATCAATGAAAAAGAATACAACTGCAGCGTAAAGGACAATGCCAACGTCCATGGACCTCTCGCCATTGGTCCCCCGGGTATGATGGCAGGCATGGGCACCATTTGGGAAAAGTGGGGAAAACTCAAATGGTCCGATGTGGTAGCACCATCGCTGAAGCTACTCGAAGATGGCTTTCTCTTTGGTTCTACTGCAGGGGCGATCAAAAATCTCCAAGCCGTGATCCGCAGATTTGAAGCAACAGAAAAACACCTGATGCCCGAGGGACGTGTCCCAACAGCAGATGACATCTGGCACCGTCGCGATATGGAAAAAACCCTTGCAAGAGTTTCAGAAGCCGGATGGCAGGATTTCTACACGGGGGAAATCGGCAATAAAATAGTAGATCACGTTCAGGCCACTGGCGGTATTTTGACAATGGAAGATATGGCTGCCTTCAAACCAGGCGTGACCGAACCATATACCACGACCTACCGCGAGGCATCCGTACATGGTGCAATTCTGCCCAACGGCGGATTGTCCAGCTTGCAACTGCTCAACATGTGGGAATGCTTCGATCCCCTGCCGGAAGACACGGTCGAATACTGGCACCGATTCGCCGAGCTACTCAAGCTGGTCTGGCGAGATCGCCTTCTCCATCTCGCAGATCCAAACCATGTGGATGTACCGATTGAGCGACTGCTGAGCAAAGATTATGCAGCCGGTCGCGTGGAAACACTGCGCCAGTTTCCCAATGCAGTAGATCAGCTTGTGCCACCGCCAATGGGTGATTCAAATGATGGTACGCTCCACGTCTCTTCCGCAGATGCCGAAGGAAATGTGGCGGCCGTAACAATTTCTCAAGGCGGCGCTTTCGGCTCCCTTGTTACGGTACCCGATACAGGCATCATTCTGGGACATGGAATGTGCAGGTTAGATCCCAGGCCTGGGCGCAAAAATTCCGTGGCTTCGCTCAAGCGACCACTGAACAATACAGTTCCGCTCATCATTCAGCTACCAGATCGGGATGTGGCGACCGGAATGCCAGGTGGCAGGCGTATCATCTCGGCGTATCATCTCTGTGAACGCGCGTGCGGCCCAAAAAATCGTCGATTACGGCGCAACATCCTTCGAGGCTGTCAGTGGTCCAAGGATGCATGTACAAACCCACGAGCCGGTAAGTGTGACCCGTGCCTTGCCCGATGA
- a CDS encoding gamma-glutamyltransferase — MVDYGATSFEAVSGPRMHVQTHEPVSVTRALPDDIVNGLIEMGHEITSVNSLGGGIHCAEFLKAEGTVRAGGNTWSAGSDP; from the coding sequence ATCGTCGATTACGGCGCAACATCCTTCGAGGCTGTCAGTGGTCCAAGGATGCATGTACAAACCCACGAGCCGGTAAGTGTGACCCGTGCCTTGCCCGATGATATTGTGAATGGATTGATCGAAATGGGCCACGAAATCACATCGGTCAACAGTCTGGGCGGCGGGATCCACTGCGCGGAGTTTCTAAAAGCAGAAGGAACCGTCCGGGCAGGCGGCAATACATGGTCTGCTGGAAGTGATCCATAA